In Miscanthus floridulus cultivar M001 chromosome 19, ASM1932011v1, whole genome shotgun sequence, the DNA window cagttgaagaaatatatgagctcGAATACCATGGTGAAAATGCACCTAAGcttgtcgtattcaaatgccagtggtttaAACCTACAGTACAGAGAAAGTCCCCTAAACTTGGAATAGTTGAAACTAGACAGGATTCCTTCTATgaaggagatgatgtctatattgtggctcaacaagccaggcaagtttattattgtccatatgcgtgcaaaaccgacccacgtcttcagggttggtatattgtgcacaaggtatcaccacatggtaaattacctcacccaaacgatgatgattacaacttgaacccacccacgcatgacggggagttctatcaacaagacgaGGGACTACCAGGGAtacttgagatagacttaaccgaggagattgaaatggaagtagacgaggaatgggttgttgacgagcaagatgcagatgaggtgcatgatccgagaGACTTGAAAATGCTTGACGGACTACAACTAGACAGCGACGAGGATGAGGCTGTTGACGATTTGGAggctcttgatagtgatgacgatacctatcgtccagataatcccgatcatgaagaatattagaaatacatgtaatactatgttattttgtaattacattttctttattttgcatccctTGCTAAGTATTTCTCGTTTATCATGACTAATAAtggtttattctttttaattgcaggtgatgggaCCCACTAGGAGGAGCTGTCCCTCGACTTACTCGAGACCGAGGGACACGTCAGCGGCtgaggagacggagacggagccGTCAGAGaggcagaggcgtccgaggggcaGGCCCAGGCGGGGGGCCCCGCCGCCGACTGACCACGACCTCGGCTCCTCGCGCTCTGCTAGGGCTGACGACGTACCTCTGCCCACGGTGGGCGAGGACGCCATTCCACAGATGTACGACGACGCTGTTCCGCACGCGTCCGAGGAGGGGGTTCCGCACACGTCCGAGGAGGGGGCAGGGGGTTCGACTTCCTCTGTAGCCTCGAAACCCTATAAGCGAGGTCCCAGCCagctcccgaagcgaccgatTCTTGTTGACCgccgcccactgattgcacccgagggggataggtaagtaacttcatatgttcttcatttgatatgttgaaaaatcataataagagctaataataactattgttaaccacttgtgcaggaactggatgcttgtggaggagggggtcccggctcgcaatgtcaatgggatcctaggacttctgtgcagggaacacttccctggcctggtgtggACGTCGGAGGATGAGGACCCAGAGATACCCTCGTTCGACCACTACGCCCTCTTCCCCGCCGCTGGGCACCTAAACTTGGCGGATCAGGTGCTTAcggagttgtgggtaagccttTCTCGCTCTACGACCCTCAATTCATTGCATTCAttagacattcttgaaataaaataatggatacctcgtgtctttatgcaggacttcttcagatgcCAGCCGGGACAGGAGTTAAGGGCGCATGAGGTGGCTGCCGCTTCCTGTAGAAGGCGTGTCTCGGACTTGTATCACGAGTCCCGCCTCCAGGCGCACATTGACTACAATGTCACCTACCGTAATAGAAGAATGAACAGAACTCAGGCAAGAAGAGAGATAGAGattctgacaagggagcagtacctacaggtaaatagaaaacatctccTATTGATCTCTTTTTAGATtaactatgcctaatttgatcttctgatggcttgtaggtgattctgagctggtgcgccacctttcccgattgctgggctgctatagtggacagatggttggacgcggactggcagaaggcgcaccaagagaaaagcgagcaccgtatgctgatgccaggtgtacctcaccatcagggcagcgccACCCTCAGCAAATACAAAaagacatatgtaagtctccaccacttgtctaatctagccgcgctcaattctgcaggattcctaaccacatgttgttgtctttctcgcaggaggcggcgcacggtggccagccaattggccaactcacggcgtatgctctggcccacatgggcccggcaaagtccaacatcgagtacaacccggatgcgggcccagaggcgtacaccaactccagcgtccacacccgcctcagtTCGTACACAGAGGCATCAAGGTTAGTCCACGGGTCGGACTACgatccgaggaccgaggagcgccttgatcctgagctagtgatgaggattgggcaaggcaagaagcatgggcggttttaCATGGGCGACGGCATCCTCGAGACGGGTTGTACTCCTCCTCTCAACCGCCtacgagcagcgagcacgagctctagcgtgcccataagCCAACGGCCGACAGCGGTGGCTtcaatccaggtaagtattccagtttcattcgtcgttctttcacttttacgttccttagctctgcattattgaaacattggggtcaaatgttgcaggccgagctgcagcaaCTTCGGGCTCAGCAGACGAGTTTGCTGGTTGAGAGGGaggctgagcgggccgagcgggagtcCGAGCGTCAGAGGGTacaagctttggaggcccagcaagatggtttgctcaagttcgtgcaacaacttgggcAGAAACAAGGTTGGGAGATCCCAGCAGAGCTGCttgcaccgccaccaccaccaccatatcgtcgagagtctactccggtgagtatgagtacggatgttttactttctttgctcatgcttagtgtcaaacctagtgatggccttcgtgccggatttgttgatgtgtcggcattcgtgccggatttgttgatgtgtcggccttcgtgctggaaatgtggttgtcggccttcgtgccgacgtttttcttgcaggttttggaaacctccccgtgcaggggaggtgctgccgaaattttcaacttttctttacacTCCTTatatttttatcttgtcactcacgtgcaatctcctctcttttttgcagcatcaatcgggtggggcgtcgaaccatgtcgaagggtcgccggcatcgcacgtcgggccatccccacctggaccgtcgccgggatcgcacgctGGGGCGTCCCACCCCTCACAGTCGTCGTGAGCCGCCTTCGGAGTCGTTTTTTtgtattgaacttgtgaacttggaatagtgtgtacttttgaacgtgtggtttgtaatatattgtggatttcggacaaatttggtcgtttgtgatatataaatgtggtttgtgacatattgttgttgatttgtggtttggtttgtgatatatatatatatatgctttgttgtttacatggaaaagcaaaaaacaaaaaaaaaaagaattttagaggtggcttccccgagtgcctgtgctgtggcactcggggaagagggatttttataaaaaaaaacaaatttcttccccgagtgcctgaacttcggcactcggcaaagagtattttaaaaaaaaaaattcaaaaatctttcccgagtgttgcactcggggaagaaaatcaaaaaaaaaaaaacgtcggCCGCCGGCCAACGGCGTcaagtcttccccgagtgccagcacggcactcggcaaagccttccccgagtgcatgatttttgacactcggggaAGACGGCTTTCCCGTGAGAGGATTAGCCGGaggctcttccccgagtgttgcactcggggaaggcttccccgagtgcaactgggccttccccgagtgcaaccggCACTCGGGGAATCCAGCGGTTCCTGTAGTGTAAGTGGCAATTCCTTAGCTGAATACGTAAAGATGCTAAAAAATCGAGATGTGAGAAGCAGAGAAAGACAAGGAAACTTTTGGAAAGGATTTGAACAGCAAAATATTATGATATTGTCCAAACCGAAACGCTTCAAGGTCCCGTGTCACCTGTTTCCTCGAACGACACGGGCGGTGACTCAGCCGCGCTGCCACTCCACCCCCTGCTTGCTCGTCCCTCTTCGTTGTGTGAGTGTATTTTGTTTTGagaaaatggtgttcttgcccttATGCAGAagtctaattgtgattttactcatgttttctcaactttgtgattttgcccttgctATTTTGAATTGAATCATCCGTTTGCCCCTGGTTTGGATGCCGTCAGATGGTCATGgaataaatgaattaaaaaattcaaaatttgaaaaaaCAAAGGCGAAAAGACCAAATTGCCCCTTATCCTTATATTCATCTTCCATAAGGAAACTATGCCTTTCTCACCGGCCGGCTGCATCGACCGGGGCGTCGGGGGCATCCGGCGGCGGCGACGTTGGCAGCGCACAGCGCGCGGTGCGGCAATGACTCCCGGTGGCGGGGCTCGTCGCGCGCGGGGCGGCGGCAGGGCTCGGCACGTGGCGCGCGAGGGCCGTGGGGCTTGGCACGCGACGCGCGGTGCGGGGGCTTCGGGCGTGCAGCCGCGGcgcagctcctcctccctccttcccgCTCCCCCCGGCGTGGCTCATCCTCCCTCCTTCCCACTCCCCCCTGGCgcgtctcctcctccctccgctACActccggcggcgcggctcgcGACTACCGGCGGCGGCGCAGCTCATCCTCACTCCGCCCCGCTCCTCCCCAGGCTCGCGCCCGCAGTGGCGGTGATACGGGCGCAGCTGCTCTCCGACTTCAAGGCCACGGTGCGTGCAGGAAAAGCGGGGTGTTGGTTATCGCTTGGATTCTCACTAAGCTTTTCCTGTTTGATTGACTCTCTTGTGGGTGCGTGCAGTTGTCGAAGAAGGTGGTGAACATTGGAGAGCTGCGGCGCTTAGCCTGCCTCGGCGTTcccgacggcggtggtggtgtCCGACCTGTTGTCTGGAAGGTCCCCACTCGCATTCTCTTCTGATTGTATTGCGAATTTTGGTTGATAGTTCGGAGTTCTGCATTTCCTAGTTGCGCTGCAAGGGTTTAGCGATGATATTTGATTGGGGTCTTATTTTACAGAGATCTCTATTTTACAAATTTAGTAATTATTAGTATGAATACGAATTGTTTATAGTACCGTTAACACGGGTGTCCTGTGTTAGTGAGCCAATGTCCTTTGTGCACTGCTTTAGACTGTAATTTGATGGTGAGAGATTGAGCTGGTGAGGTAAATGAGGAAGGAGAAAGGTTCACAGCTCAAACTGTTGGTCATTTTTTTCATTCTGCATAGCTGACTTATGTCTGTCGTCAAGTTTTTTTGGTTGAATTGAGACATGGAGATAGAGTTACAAAGTGTGTAGTTTCTTAAGGTCACAAGAGCGTAGGGATCTGCAGGGCTGGTGGTTGTTTGGTAAATGGGGAATGAAAATTTGTgtaagaaatataccttgaaaaGGTTTCATGGCCTTTTTCAGTGGAAGTGAAAACCACCAAAATTCTCAATAAACTGTCTTATTTTTTTACCCTCCTGGGCTATATCTTATATTCAATCTTGTCCTGTGTTTGATTACCATCAGTGTCCATTTGATGTTCTAATTCTGATAGGTGTGGGTTTACCATGGCTTGCATTCCACATTGACCCCAATTGTATCATGCATTGTTTTGTGAACCGTCATGATTAAGCATGCACTCTAGGAGCTTCTGGCAGTATGTCTGTACAATTTACATCAATTTTTGTTATCTAATTACTCTCTACATGAGATATTTATTCTACTATTTTTATAGTGTGCAGCTTCTTTTGGGGTATTTGCCAACTGATCGTTCCTTATGGGCTTATGAGTTAGAAAAGAAGCGGAGTCAATATAGTGCATACAAAGAAGAGTTTCTTCTAAATCCTGTAAGTTTCAGTTGCTAGTCTCCAACTCAATGAGTGAAGATCTAAATCCTATTTATCTTTGTATATATAATATGAGGACAATATCTAGAGTTGTTAGGAAAACCTGTTTCTTGTTCCATAGGACAATGTTGCGTGGTTGTTTTACCTAGAAATAAATCAAGAATGTGCCCCAAAAAATGAGAAGTCAATTGGCAATGCAGTAGCAATGATAGTTAAAATGTTGAGTAGCTCTCAGCATTTGCCATGGTGTCACTTTTAAAGTTCTAAGAAAAGAGAGATACCAGGCAACACAGCTAGTTCTTCCGAGCCTTAAATCATATTATTTGGAGGTGTTTACCACTGCTGTTTGGTATAGTCCTGAACTTTTTTCCTGATTGGTGTTTATAGATGTATGCTGCCCATGCATTCATGATTTTCTGACCCTTTACTTCATATTTACATGATTTTTCAGGTTCAAAATGTGAAGCTCATCCGTGACCAGAATTCAGGACAGCTTGAGGGCTATGGTTTTGTTGAATTTACAAGCCGTGCAGCTGCAGAGCGAGTTCTTCAGACATACAATGGACAGATGATGCCAAATGTTGAGTTGACATTTCGGGGCCAAGCTGCTGGACCCGGGCACGCACGCAGGCGCCAGACTGGCACTCGCGTACGCTTGCTCTTCCCCGCATCACCGCAAGGATGGCCACGCCGGCGCCTTGCTTCACGGCTCGTCGGGAATGGCCGACGACTTCCTGTCTTGCTCTgacagcttgcccttggagcgttCCGCACGGCTATAGGTACAGCCTCCTGGTCTTCCTGCGGAGACAGATTGCGACACCGCCGCTGTCTCGCGTAGGGACGGTCATTGTTCCACCGGCAATACCGGTGCAGCGATCAGTACTAGCACAGTAGTGTTGCCTATAATGGATTTTGGTGATGAAAACAGAAGCAAACGGGGCTCTGATATGGAAGCAACTTGTATGGCGGTTACTTTTGCTGAAAAAACATGTATTGTATGATATTCCTATATGGTAAGGTACTAAGGTTATCAGTGCATGCATCTACTTATACAGTTTGTTAACCGATGTTCTACATGCATTCTTATACATTGAAGATTTTTGGTCCCACACAAAAGATTATATCGAAATATTTCAAATAATTGCAAGTTGTGCtaaatatgtttgaccaaatttaatcaattgtcagcatacaataaaaaagtctaattctaaatcagggtaaaatcacaattatgcataacaaacaggggcaaaatcgtatGGGCATTCgtgtccttttgtacaaagtttaacaccattaggggtggatgacggagcaggggcaaactggtgcttcgtgaatggcacagtaggggtaaattcacaaagtcaaaaaaataggggtaaaatcacaatttcgatacaaaacaagggtacaaacgcaagagccccttTTGTTTTTGTTTGATTTGTGTTGTTGTAATAAACTATTACACTTCTCTATTAATACTTGCCGGTATTTTTGTAGCCGTGGCTTTTAAAAAATGTAATTACTAGTAGAGAAACGGCTTtagatccacttcgaaatttggctttagtcctggtatttttcgcgtccaggactagagaaacatttagtcccggttggtagctccaaccgggactaaaggtccctgcccaatagTTACTGctgcaggcttttgctgcaggggacatttagtcctggttggatctaccaactgggattaaaggttaacttttactcccggttggttcctccaaccgggagtaaaagtctactccgggctggaggctccgtctaggattagaaagggacctttagtctagGTTACTGTCTCCAATCAGGACTAAAGATACCCTCCTATATACCCTTTCTTTCTCCTTGAACCCAaaccacttcgagctcagtgtttttgcttcatcgtcggcctctcttcttcctcatcgccggtaatcacaagatttcttcgattccttcatcgattcttcagttctaaaggttaccaactttatactctcatgttttatcagtagcatatctcattttatggactagatatatgtggttttttatgatggatttttcttatttgtaagccatttaagttcaaaattactttaaagtttgcatatttggatgaaggaagattaaagtagttattcaaaactagtattcagctttcatttctagcatgcatagcacacttcatggtttagagatatggagaattttagagttttttaattttatttgtttataaaatgagaaatttatattatattaaaaatgagtatagagagcagatggcaactgcttccggatcctcggcctctcatcgggttccaaagcgactgagacCGGACTTcgctctcattgcatgcggcaagtgtgaggagaagattgtgatggagtactgggtgaggaaggagtgtctcaacaagggtcgtatcttctacaagtgtccggatcgcaatgtgagttattttatcgcatttgattattatggttaatttatacttattttcatgatgattgtgattaaagttctaattttttgttttaatttcagtgggatggcactggatgtttagactggtactgggaggaagagtatgttgaacacgtgcaaaactcttttgcacaggcggctacggcgactGATGAGGCAGcgatcctacggaagaagcccatagatgttgaacaaacgcatgatgtgtctgttttagttgggattggacgtgaaatccttatgctgctgaagtgcattttagctttagtttttttagtggtagttgggattgtctacattatagcgagacttttataaattaatactttgtgtggtggcatgcatgtcgtataattaactaattatattctaggttttaatatggtatgtatgtcatgtaatgcagatgagccggcaatGGATGTACGtagtggcgaggagtacgagaagttagatgtgtgcccggtatgtcatgcatcgcggtataagatcaggcgagatgaccctggtgattttgagggcgaacgtcccacgaagaaaacccctaccaagattatgtggtatgctcctataataccacgcttgaaatgtctgttcagaaacaaagaccatgcaaagttgttgcgatggcacaaagaagaccgtaagatagacaatatgttgagacaccctgctgatgggtcccagtggagagcaatcgatagagaattcccagagtttgcaaatgacgcaagaaacttaaggtttgctttaagtacggattgTATGAattcttttggggagcagagcagtagtcatagcactaggcctgttactctatgtatctacaaccttcctccctggttatacatgaagcgtaagtttattatgatgccagtgctcatccaaggcccaaggtaacctggcaacgacatcgatgtgcacctgaggccactagttgaagaacttctact includes these proteins:
- the LOC136526361 gene encoding uncharacterized protein, producing the protein MLMPGVPHHQGSATLSKYKKTYEAAHGGQPIGQLTAYALAHMGPAKSNIEYNPDAGPEAYTNSSVHTRLSSYTEASRLVHGSDYDPRTEERLDPELVMRIGQGKKHGRFYMGDGILETGCTPPLNRLRAASTSSSVPISQRPTAVASIQAELQQLRAQQTSLLVEREAERAERESERQRVQALEAQQDGLLKFVQQLGQKQGWEIPAELLAPPPPPPYRRESTPHQSGGASNHVEGSPASHVGPSPPGPSPGSHAGASHPSQSS